ATATAAATTGGATTAATACCATGATGTACTCTATGATGTGATGGTGTGTTGAAAATAAACTCAAACCATTTTGGCATTTTGTCGATGACCTTAGTATGAATCCAAAATTGATAAACCGTTTGAATTGATGCAATGGTTACAAAACTAATTGGATCGAATCCGATGAAAGCTAATGGTAGATAAAACCATAAAGAACCAAATACTTGTATGGCAGATTGTCGTAGTGCTACTGATAAATTGTATTCTTCACTTTGATGATGTACTACATGCGTTCCCCATAAAACTGCAATTTCGTGCGATAATCGATGAAACCAATAGTAGAAATAATCAACACCAATGAGTAGTAAAATCCATGAGTACCAATGCATATTAATATGTTCAAATAATCTATGATATTCATAAATATAAGTATAAATACCTATGGTAAATAATTTTAAGAATAAACCTAATACTTGTTGTGTAATGCCACAATTTAAGTTGGCAATGGTATCATTTAAACGATAGAGTTGTTCTTTTTTTAATGCAGCAACTAAGTACTCTACACCAATGAGAATAAAAAATGCAGGAATGGAATAAACAATAATGCTCATAGTTATAAAATTATGTTATTGGCATTTGAACTTTATTTAGAAAGAATCGTCATTCCTGTGTAAACAGAAATCCAATCTTTATATCAAAAGATTCCGTATATTTTTCGTGTCTCAAAATTACGGAATGACGAATTCGTTTTAAATATACAATGCACCTTAAAGTTATAAAATTATTGGTATTTTTTTATTCTTCGTCTATTGATATAGCCACCAACAATTAAAGTAAATAATAGTGGAAATATAATTGTAATAAATTGCCACAACGCTTTTTTGTCTTCCAATTTAGCTTTGTCGATTAAACGCATTTTAATTTCTCGGTTTCTGGCTTCTATTAAGTTATTATCGTCAATTAAATATTCGATTGAATTTAATAAGAAATCTTTATTGGCAAATTGTTTCTGTGTATATCTATCGTAACCTAAAGCTACAGGAACACCTTTGCTATCTAAATCATTTTTAATAACATCACCATCTGCTACAACTATCATTTTATTAAAATTACTGGATGATTTATATGGTTTGCTAAAGTTGGCTAAGATTGCTCTTAAATCGGTAGTGAGTTGATTTTTGTACAGCGACTTAAAATTTCCTTCTAACAAAACAGCTAAAGGAATATCTTTTTTATTAAACAACTCTGGATTTGGTTGCAACTTAGCTCCTTGTAAATAAATATCGAAAGGTGTGTTTTGTACTCTGGCGTATTGTGATGTAGTTGCTAAGATTGTTTTTTTGACATCTGGAATTGCCAAAGTATCAATAGAACTACAAAATCTAAACCATATTGGATCTAAATTTTTGACGATAGCATGACGATTGTTTGGTACTGCTATTGGATAAAATACCCAAGGAAATAATTTGGGTTGTGGATTGCCTCCAATGGTTTCTATAATAGGAATTTGTGTACAATATAAATCTAATACTAAATTATAGTTGATACGCACACCATATCTAAATAATAAGTCGGTTATACCTAAATCTAAATTAGAAGCAACAAAATTTGGTGCGAGTTCAAATCGACTTAAATCTGCAGTAGTGTTGTCGATTAACCAAAGCACTTTTCCTCCATTCATTATAAATTGATCAATAATAAATTTTTCATTATCAGGAATAGTGAGTTGTGGTTTAGCAATTACTAGTACATCTGTTTTACTATTGAGTAAATCGTCTTTATCTAAAAAAACTCTGTCGATAATAAAATTTTGTCTGCCAAGTGTCCTAATAAAATCTTGTAGATGATTGATGTCTAATTCATCATGACCTTGTAAAAATGCAATGCGTGGAGGATTTTCTTTCAATGCCTTTTGAATGCCATTCGCTACTTTATACTCTAAGAAATTAACCGAATTGTTTAAAGCACCTTGAGCTCCGAATGCAAATTGATTTTCTAATATTTGAACAGGAATTTCTCTTTTATTGGTTTTGATAATGGCACCAGGAAATATCAATTTTTCTACAGTTCCACTACTTGTTTTTACTTCGAGATTAACTGGAAGTATACCTTTTTCAATTAAATCGTTTTGTAGTTTTTCTTTAGCTTCTTGATTTTTAGCTTTGTCTATATCTATAAAGTGATATTGTATATTTCCTTTAGATATATTTCTGAATTCTTGTAGTAATTCTTTGGTTTCGTTTTTCAGTTGTTTAAATCCAGCTGGTAAGTTTTTTCCATCTAAATAAACTTCTATCGTTACTTTCTCTTTATTGTTTTTAAGTAAGTTTTTAGTGGATTGTGTAAGCGTATATCTTTTTTCTTGCGTTAAATCAAATCGGTGATAGATTTTTGAACCAATTAAATTAATAATGATAATTACTAAAAGTGTAATTCCAAAATTTATAATAGATTTTTTAAGATTAAAATTCATAATTACCACTTTCTGCTTTCTAAAGCTGTTTTACTCATCAATAAAAAAATAACAATTACACTTATAAAATACATCACATCTCTAGTGTCGATTACGCCTCTACTCACTGAATCGAAATGTGCACCTAAACCAATTGACTGTATAATATAATCAGCTTTACCAGAAAACATGGGCAAGCTACTTAATCTGTAAAAAGCATCGTACATCAAATAACAAAAAAATACGCCTAGTAAAAATGCTATGATTTGATTTTTTGTAATCGAGGAACTGAATAATCCAATAGCTAAAAAAACTGCTCCTAAAAAAAATAATCCAATATAAGAACCAATTGTTGCACCACTATCTATTGGAGCATCTGCCAGACTTAATTTTTTTAGTGCTACGAAATAGATGAGTGTTGGTATAAAAATTAACAACCATAAAAAAAGTGCTGCTAGATATTTTCC
Above is a genomic segment from Chitinophagales bacterium containing:
- the gldF gene encoding gliding motility-associated ABC transporter permease subunit GldF, producing MIAIFNKEVQLFFSSLIAYMSMFVFFIVLGLNLFIFQGNILEGGYATLVPYFSFAPWVLIFLIPAITMRSFADERQSGTIEFLTTKPITDTQIIAGKYLAALFLWLLIFIPTLIYFVALKKLSLADAPIDSGATIGSYIGLFFLGAVFLAIGLFSSSITKNQIIAFLLGVFFCYLMYDAFYRLSSLPMFSGKADYIIQSIGLGAHFDSVSRGVIDTRDVMYFISVIVIFLLMSKTALESRKW
- the gldG gene encoding gliding motility-associated ABC transporter substrate-binding protein GldG → MNFNLKKSIINFGITLLVIIIINLIGSKIYHRFDLTQEKRYTLTQSTKNLLKNNKEKVTIEVYLDGKNLPAGFKQLKNETKELLQEFRNISKGNIQYHFIDIDKAKNQEAKEKLQNDLIEKGILPVNLEVKTSSGTVEKLIFPGAIIKTNKREIPVQILENQFAFGAQGALNNSVNFLEYKVANGIQKALKENPPRIAFLQGHDELDINHLQDFIRTLGRQNFIIDRVFLDKDDLLNSKTDVLVIAKPQLTIPDNEKFIIDQFIMNGGKVLWLIDNTTADLSRFELAPNFVASNLDLGITDLLFRYGVRINYNLVLDLYCTQIPIIETIGGNPQPKLFPWVFYPIAVPNNRHAIVKNLDPIWFRFCSSIDTLAIPDVKKTILATTSQYARVQNTPFDIYLQGAKLQPNPELFNKKDIPLAVLLEGNFKSLYKNQLTTDLRAILANFSKPYKSSSNFNKMIVVADGDVIKNDLDSKGVPVALGYDRYTQKQFANKDFLLNSIEYLIDDNNLIEARNREIKMRLIDKAKLEDKKALWQFITIIFPLLFTLIVGGYINRRRIKKYQ